The following proteins are co-located in the Neisseria sp. Marseille-Q6792 genome:
- the ubiD gene encoding 4-hydroxy-3-polyprenylbenzoate decarboxylase, with product MKYKDLRDFIAMLEQQGKLKRVAHPVSPHLEMTEIADRVLRAEGPALLFENPIKPDGTRYAYPVLANLFGTPERVAMGMGTDSVSKLREIGQTLAYLKEPEPPKGIKDAFSKLPLLKDIWSMAPNVVKNAPCQEIVWEGEDVDLYKLPIQHCWPEDVAPLVTWGLTVTRGPHKKRQNLGIYRQQLIGKNKLIMRWLSHRGGALDYQEFRKLNPDTPYPVAVVLGCDPATILGAVTPVPDTLSEYQFAGLLRGSRTELVKCIGNDLQVPARAEIVLEGVIHPNETALEGPYGDHTGYYNEQDHFPVFTVERITMRENPIYHSTYTGKPPDEPAVLGVALNEVFVPLLQKQFPEITDFYLPPEGCSYRMAVVSMKKQYAGHAKRVMMGCWSFLRQFMYTKFIIVVDDDVDVRDWKEVIWAVTTRMDPVRDTVLVENTPIDYLDFASPVSGLGGKMGLDATNKWPGETDREWGRVIKKDPAVTAKIDGIWGELGL from the coding sequence ATGAAATACAAAGACCTACGCGACTTCATCGCTATGCTCGAGCAGCAGGGCAAACTCAAACGCGTCGCGCATCCCGTTTCCCCGCATTTGGAAATGACCGAAATCGCCGACCGCGTGCTGCGCGCCGAAGGGCCGGCGTTGTTGTTTGAGAATCCGATTAAGCCCGACGGTACGCGCTACGCTTATCCCGTATTGGCAAACCTGTTCGGCACGCCCGAACGTGTGGCGATGGGCATGGGCACGGACAGCGTGTCCAAACTGCGCGAAATCGGGCAGACGCTGGCGTATTTGAAAGAACCCGAACCGCCCAAAGGCATTAAAGACGCGTTTTCCAAACTGCCATTACTGAAAGATATTTGGAGCATGGCGCCGAACGTGGTGAAAAACGCGCCGTGTCAGGAAATTGTGTGGGAAGGCGAAGACGTTGATTTGTATAAACTTCCGATTCAACATTGCTGGCCGGAAGACGTTGCGCCGCTGGTAACGTGGGGCTTGACCGTCACGCGTGGGCCGCACAAAAAACGCCAAAATCTCGGCATTTACCGCCAACAATTAATCGGCAAAAACAAGCTGATTATGCGCTGGCTGTCGCATCGCGGCGGCGCGCTGGATTATCAGGAATTCCGCAAACTCAATCCCGATACGCCGTATCCCGTCGCCGTCGTACTCGGCTGCGACCCCGCCACCATTTTGGGCGCGGTAACGCCCGTTCCCGATACCTTGAGCGAATACCAGTTTGCCGGACTGCTGCGCGGTTCGCGGACGGAGCTGGTGAAATGTATCGGCAACGATTTGCAAGTGCCCGCCCGTGCCGAAATCGTGTTGGAAGGTGTCATCCATCCGAACGAAACCGCGTTGGAAGGCCCATACGGCGACCACACGGGCTATTACAATGAGCAGGATCATTTCCCTGTGTTCACGGTCGAACGCATCACCATGCGCGAAAACCCGATTTACCATTCCACCTACACGGGCAAACCGCCCGATGAACCTGCCGTTTTGGGCGTGGCGTTGAACGAAGTGTTCGTACCGCTTTTGCAAAAGCAGTTCCCCGAAATCACCGATTTTTACCTGCCGCCCGAAGGCTGCTCCTACCGCATGGCGGTGGTCAGCATGAAAAAACAATACGCCGGACACGCCAAGCGCGTAATGATGGGTTGCTGGTCGTTCCTGCGCCAGTTTATGTACACCAAATTCATCATTGTGGTGGATGACGATGTGGACGTGCGCGACTGGAAAGAAGTCATCTGGGCGGTAACCACACGCATGGACCCTGTACGCGATACCGTTTTAGTGGAAAACACGCCCATCGATTATCTTGACTTCGCCAGCCCCGTCAGCGGACTCGGCGGCAAAATGGGTTTGGATGCGACCAACAAGTGGCCGGGCGAAACCGACCGCGAATGGGGACGGGTGATTAAAAAAGACCCTGCGGT
- a CDS encoding DUF2199 domain-containing protein: MHTCTSCGEKHEDMPAIGFTAPYPYNQLSEEERIAYQAECDSDFCIIRYPDQTDRFIRAVLSIPIIGHQETLEYGVWVSVSEKSFNDYQSHFHDNPENVVYFGMICNWLPPYETDTFGLHCNVVTQSDNQRPLLQLHQSGEHPLVRDFYHGIEYAEAQARIGAVSESDCSG; this comes from the coding sequence ATGCACACTTGCACTTCCTGCGGCGAAAAACATGAAGATATGCCCGCAATCGGCTTTACCGCCCCCTATCCCTATAATCAACTCAGTGAAGAAGAACGCATTGCTTATCAAGCGGAATGCGATTCTGATTTCTGCATCATCCGCTATCCTGACCAAACCGACCGTTTTATCCGCGCGGTGCTGTCGATTCCGATTATCGGGCATCAGGAAACGCTGGAATACGGCGTATGGGTGTCCGTCAGCGAAAAGAGTTTTAACGACTATCAAAGCCACTTTCACGACAATCCGGAAAACGTCGTTTATTTCGGCATGATCTGCAATTGGCTGCCCCCTTATGAAACCGACACCTTCGGTTTGCATTGCAATGTCGTTACCCAGTCCGACAACCAACGCCCTTTGCTGCAACTGCATCAAAGCGGCGAACATCCGCTGGTACGCGACTTTTATCACGGCATAGAATATGCCGAAGCGCAGGCAAGGATAGGAGCGGTATCCGAATCGGATTGTTCAGGATAA
- a CDS encoding acyl carrier protein — translation MTEQEIYRLLRDTLTELFEIEPERITPDTNLYEDLEIDSIDAIDLIDRIKRETGHKLQAEDFRNVRTVNDVVQAVLKIQAG, via the coding sequence ATGACCGAACAAGAAATCTACCGGTTGTTGCGCGATACCCTGACCGAGTTGTTTGAAATCGAACCGGAACGGATTACGCCCGATACCAACCTTTACGAAGATTTGGAAATCGACAGCATTGATGCCATCGACCTGATTGACCGCATCAAGCGCGAAACCGGCCACAAGCTGCAGGCTGAAGATTTCCGCAATGTCCGCACCGTCAACGACGTGGTACAGGCGGTATTGAAGATTCAGGCGGGGTAG
- a CDS encoding phosphopantetheine-binding protein — MNDLENQIKQLIIDSLALEDITAADIGSEDALFGDEGLGLDSVDALELGLAVQKHFGFRLDGEQENLREHFANVKTLAAFVKSRQA, encoded by the coding sequence ATGAACGACTTGGAAAACCAAATCAAGCAACTGATTATCGACAGTTTGGCTTTGGAGGATATAACCGCCGCCGACATCGGCAGCGAAGACGCGCTGTTCGGCGACGAAGGGCTGGGACTGGATTCCGTCGATGCGTTGGAATTGGGCTTGGCGGTGCAAAAACATTTCGGTTTCCGATTGGACGGCGAGCAGGAGAACTTGCGCGAACATTTTGCCAATGTCAAAACACTCGCCGCCTTTGTCAAAAGCCGCCAAGCATAA
- a CDS encoding lysophospholipid acyltransferase family protein, whose protein sequence is MDKLDYCRRFLATWLGFVIFGVGGIMMKLVLLPYTLNGTSRSVARQLAARRIIGTSWRLFVAYLKWSGVLEVSFRGVEKLNRPGQLILANHPSLLDVVLLVGHVPEMNCIVKKDLQHNPAMSSQIKGAGYIPNEESEAMLETVKAVFDSGQSLLVFPEGTRTGWDGRVKMHRGAVSLGLRYAEVITPVCIKMNPPNFKKGQPWYRIPPKRIRYEITVGDDILPQDWLAEKPLPIAARRLNEYLQDYFTRKTI, encoded by the coding sequence ATGGATAAATTGGATTATTGCCGCCGTTTTTTGGCGACTTGGTTAGGATTTGTGATTTTCGGTGTCGGCGGCATTATGATGAAATTGGTTTTGCTGCCTTACACTTTAAACGGCACTTCAAGGTCTGTCGCCCGCCAATTGGCGGCGCGTCGGATTATCGGAACATCTTGGCGTTTGTTTGTCGCTTATCTGAAATGGTCGGGCGTGTTGGAGGTATCGTTCAGGGGTGTTGAAAAACTCAACCGCCCGGGACAGTTGATTTTGGCAAACCATCCGTCTTTGCTGGATGTGGTGTTGCTTGTCGGCCATGTGCCCGAAATGAATTGCATCGTGAAAAAAGATTTGCAGCACAATCCGGCAATGAGCAGCCAGATTAAAGGTGCGGGCTATATTCCGAACGAAGAGTCGGAAGCAATGCTGGAAACGGTAAAGGCGGTTTTTGACAGCGGGCAGAGCCTGCTGGTGTTCCCCGAAGGAACGAGGACGGGGTGGGACGGACGGGTAAAAATGCACCGAGGCGCGGTTTCTTTGGGGCTGCGCTATGCTGAAGTGATTACGCCCGTATGTATCAAAATGAATCCGCCCAATTTTAAAAAGGGGCAGCCGTGGTACCGCATTCCCCCGAAAAGGATACGGTATGAAATTACCGTCGGAGACGACATCCTCCCCCAAGACTGGCTCGCCGAGAAACCGTTGCCGATTGCGGCGCGGCGGCTGAATGAATATCTGCAGGACTATTTTACAAGGAAAACCATATGA
- a CDS encoding beta-ketoacyl synthase chain length factor, with protein MLPIICRFHFDIADWRVSGSKMRDMAQWAKWAECPDFVDGLPDVRPELPFLPAMQRRRLSKAARLVCDAAWDIASAHPGSPVVYASHDGEMARSFDLWLELLKSHTVSPTSFGLSVHNATAGQWSILRQDMSEQTALAVCADGVETALAEAASLLEEGCGSVLVLVADDPLPEGYAVSATRAPFAYALAMVLTKGTRYSLTLSASDDMPSEAGMLPEAYWSGLEWVRFLLNGSRECRRVYRNREWLWQRNG; from the coding sequence ATGCTGCCGATTATTTGCCGGTTTCACTTCGACATCGCCGACTGGCGGGTTTCGGGCAGCAAAATGCGCGATATGGCGCAGTGGGCAAAATGGGCGGAATGTCCGGATTTTGTCGACGGTTTGCCCGATGTCAGGCCGGAATTGCCGTTCCTGCCCGCTATGCAGCGCCGCCGTTTGAGTAAGGCGGCGCGTTTGGTATGCGACGCGGCTTGGGACATTGCCTCCGCCCATCCCGGCAGTCCGGTAGTTTATGCCTCGCACGACGGGGAAATGGCGCGCAGTTTCGATTTGTGGTTGGAACTGTTGAAATCGCATACCGTGTCGCCGACTTCGTTCGGTTTGTCGGTGCACAATGCAACGGCTGGGCAATGGTCGATATTGCGTCAGGATATGAGCGAGCAGACGGCATTGGCCGTGTGTGCCGACGGTGTGGAAACGGCATTGGCGGAAGCGGCGTCCCTGTTGGAAGAGGGATGCGGGTCGGTTTTGGTTTTGGTGGCGGACGATCCGCTGCCGGAAGGATATGCCGTATCGGCAACGCGCGCGCCGTTTGCTTATGCTTTGGCGATGGTTCTGACCAAAGGGACGCGTTACAGCCTGACTTTGTCTGCTTCGGACGATATGCCGTCTGAAGCCGGTATGCTGCCCGAGGCATATTGGAGCGGTTTGGAATGGGTGCGTTTTCTGCTGAACGGCAGTCGGGAATGCCGCCGGGTATATCGCAATCGTGAATGGCTGTGGCAGCGGAATGGATAA
- a CDS encoding thioester dehydrase, whose amino-acid sequence MPVFASLPPQYMDTLPECPITDTASLLPHSGRMVLIDRITRYGDDFVEAGAQIKPDHILLVGGILPYTAFIELMAQAVGAYAGIQARKNARPVRLGFLLGTRKLEIFAQSVPVGTHLLATAHMSIQDAGGMGVFDCELRWTDAPETSSGTLPSDGILARASLNVYSPEHPVKTT is encoded by the coding sequence ATGCCCGTATTTGCCAGCCTGCCGCCGCAATATATGGACACACTGCCAGAATGCCCGATTACCGACACCGCCTCCCTGCTGCCGCACAGCGGGCGTATGGTTCTGATAGACCGCATTACCCGATACGGCGATGATTTTGTCGAAGCAGGGGCGCAGATAAAACCCGACCACATCCTGCTGGTCGGCGGCATACTGCCCTACACGGCATTTATCGAACTGATGGCGCAGGCTGTCGGCGCATATGCCGGCATCCAAGCCCGAAAAAACGCACGGCCGGTCCGGCTCGGCTTCCTGCTCGGCACGCGCAAACTTGAAATCTTCGCCCAATCCGTCCCTGTCGGCACGCATCTGCTGGCAACGGCGCATATGTCTATTCAGGATGCCGGGGGAATGGGCGTGTTCGACTGCGAACTGCGTTGGACAGACGCGCCGGAAACTTCGTCCGGAACACTCCCTTCAGACGGCATTTTGGCACGCGCCTCACTCAACGTGTACAGTCCCGAACACCCTGTCAAAACAACTTAA